Proteins from a single region of Thermococcus sp. CX2:
- the mtnP gene encoding S-methyl-5'-thioadenosine phosphorylase → MPRIAIIGGSGVYDPKLLANVREEWVSTPYGRVRVKIGEYNGEEIAFLARHGEGHSVPPHKINYRANIWALYELGVERILSTSAVGSLNEAMKPGDFVILDQLLDFTKTRHYTFYDGEDSPHDRKFVAHVDFTDPYCPELRKALMTAARELGFNYHPTGTYACMEGPRFETRAEIRALKILGADVVGMTQCPEAILARELEMCYASVAIVTNFAAGISREKLTHTEVVELMAKKSEEIKYLLMNSIKHIPKERRCGCKDALKGATGE, encoded by the coding sequence ATGCCGAGGATAGCCATTATAGGAGGTTCTGGAGTTTACGATCCGAAGCTCTTGGCAAACGTCAGGGAGGAGTGGGTCAGCACGCCCTACGGGAGGGTCAGGGTGAAGATAGGCGAGTACAACGGGGAGGAGATAGCTTTCCTGGCCAGACACGGTGAGGGCCACAGCGTTCCACCGCACAAGATAAACTACCGTGCCAACATCTGGGCCCTGTACGAGCTCGGCGTTGAGAGGATTCTCTCAACGTCCGCCGTTGGTTCTTTGAACGAGGCCATGAAGCCGGGCGATTTCGTTATCCTCGACCAGCTTCTGGACTTCACAAAGACGAGGCACTACACATTCTACGACGGTGAGGACAGTCCTCACGACAGGAAGTTCGTGGCCCACGTTGATTTCACGGACCCATACTGTCCGGAGCTCAGGAAGGCCCTCATGACCGCTGCAAGGGAGCTGGGATTCAATTACCATCCCACTGGGACGTACGCCTGCATGGAAGGGCCGAGGTTTGAGACGAGGGCAGAAATAAGGGCGCTTAAGATACTCGGTGCCGACGTCGTTGGCATGACGCAGTGTCCCGAGGCGATTCTCGCGAGGGAGCTTGAGATGTGCTACGCCAGCGTGGCCATAGTTACCAACTTCGCCGCCGGAATAAGCAGGGAGAAGCTCACCCACACTGAGGTCGTCGAGCTGATGGCAAAGAAGAGTGAGGAGATAAAGTACTTGCTCATGAATTCCATTAAGCACATTCCGAAAGAGCGCCGCTGCGGTTGCAAGGACGCCCTTAAGGGCGCGACCGGAGAGTGA
- a CDS encoding damage-control phosphatase has product MKIHYECITCAVNQVQKIVEMSTSNLEKRREAMVFLAKQIGEFFNEDSVPATDGGMLFLELYKFLGNDDPFKEYKRRSSELARKVAKDIGTVDDFKTAMRLAIAGNVIDFAVGYDPEKIEEDILRMAGEELYIDESDVLFRELEKARVLLYLVDNCGEIYFDRLFIETIKRLFPGLEVYVAAKEGPIINDATVEDLLEAGFDRFSHVISTGSRLPGTPLEYASENFIELFKRADVIIAKGQANFETLSELRDSRIFFLLKAKCSPIARELNVPKGSAMCIRWL; this is encoded by the coding sequence ATGAAGATTCACTACGAGTGCATCACTTGTGCGGTCAATCAGGTCCAGAAGATAGTGGAGATGAGCACATCCAATCTTGAAAAGCGCAGGGAGGCAATGGTTTTCCTTGCCAAACAGATTGGCGAATTTTTCAATGAAGACTCCGTGCCTGCAACCGACGGTGGAATGCTGTTCCTTGAGCTCTACAAGTTTCTGGGCAATGATGACCCTTTTAAGGAATACAAGCGCCGCTCCAGTGAGCTCGCCAGAAAGGTTGCGAAAGACATCGGTACAGTTGACGATTTCAAAACCGCCATGCGGCTGGCTATTGCTGGAAACGTGATAGACTTTGCCGTCGGGTATGACCCAGAGAAGATAGAGGAGGACATCCTCCGCATGGCGGGAGAAGAGCTCTACATAGATGAGAGTGACGTGTTGTTCCGCGAGCTTGAGAAAGCTCGGGTTCTCCTGTACCTCGTAGATAACTGCGGTGAGATTTACTTTGACAGGCTCTTCATCGAGACGATCAAGCGCCTCTTTCCCGGCCTTGAGGTGTACGTCGCCGCCAAGGAGGGGCCGATAATCAACGACGCCACCGTGGAAGACTTGTTGGAGGCGGGGTTCGACAGGTTTTCACACGTGATTTCAACTGGATCCCGTCTTCCCGGAACGCCATTGGAATATGCGTCAGAGAACTTTATAGAGCTCTTTAAGAGGGCTGACGTCATAATCGCCAAGGGACAGGCAAACTTCGAAACGTTAAGTGAACTCCGGGATTCGAGGATATTTTTCCTTCTCAAGGCCAAATGTTCGCCCATAGCAAGGGAGCTGAACGTTCCTAAAGGTTCCGCTATGTGCATTAGGTGGCTTTGA
- a CDS encoding signal recognition particle protein Srp54, translated as MALEKLGKALNNALRKLARSSTVDEATIKEVVRDIQRALIQSDVNVRLVLDLTKRIEKRALEEKPPAGVSKKEHIIKIVYEELTRFLGTEAKPIEIKEKPTVLLTVGIQGSGKTTSIAKLARYFQKRGYKVGLVCSDTWRPGAYYQLKQLVEPFGIEVFGDPDEKDAIKLAKEGVEYFKEKGADIIIVDSAGRHKEEKGLIEEMKQISNAIKPHEVILVIDGTIGQQAYNQALAFKEATPIGSIIVTKLDGSAKGGGALSAVAATGAPIKFIGVGERIDDLEPFDPKRFVSRLLGLGDIQGLLEKFEELQKQQEFSEEDMEKFLKGKFNLKDMYAQLEAMQKMGPLKQILQMIPGMGYSLPEEAVRVGEEKLKKFKVIMDSMTEEELEHPEIINYSRIKRIARGSGTSTQDVRELLNQYNQMKKMFKSMDKRKLSKIARKFNLGGFGL; from the coding sequence ATGGCCTTAGAAAAGCTCGGAAAGGCACTCAACAACGCCCTAAGGAAGCTCGCTCGTTCAAGCACTGTGGATGAAGCCACGATAAAGGAAGTCGTGAGAGACATCCAAAGGGCGCTCATTCAATCAGATGTTAACGTTCGACTCGTTCTTGACCTGACCAAGAGGATAGAAAAGAGAGCCCTCGAAGAGAAGCCCCCCGCGGGTGTTTCGAAGAAGGAGCACATAATTAAAATCGTCTATGAGGAGCTCACCAGGTTCCTTGGAACAGAGGCTAAACCAATTGAGATAAAGGAGAAGCCCACCGTTCTGCTAACGGTTGGTATTCAAGGTTCGGGCAAGACCACCAGCATAGCGAAGCTGGCGCGCTATTTCCAGAAGCGTGGTTATAAAGTGGGCCTCGTCTGTTCGGACACTTGGCGTCCAGGAGCTTACTACCAGCTCAAACAGCTCGTCGAGCCCTTTGGCATAGAGGTTTTTGGAGACCCGGACGAGAAGGATGCGATAAAGCTCGCCAAAGAGGGAGTTGAGTACTTCAAAGAGAAAGGAGCAGACATCATTATAGTTGATTCCGCGGGAAGGCACAAAGAGGAGAAGGGCCTCATAGAGGAGATGAAGCAGATAAGCAATGCCATAAAACCGCACGAAGTCATCCTCGTCATAGATGGAACTATCGGCCAGCAGGCCTACAACCAGGCACTGGCCTTTAAAGAGGCAACCCCAATAGGCTCAATCATCGTTACAAAGCTCGATGGCTCCGCTAAAGGTGGAGGAGCGCTTTCTGCTGTGGCCGCAACGGGGGCACCGATAAAGTTCATCGGTGTCGGTGAGAGGATAGACGACCTCGAGCCCTTCGACCCCAAGAGGTTCGTCTCGCGCCTCCTCGGCCTCGGCGACATTCAGGGACTTCTTGAGAAGTTTGAGGAGCTCCAGAAACAGCAGGAATTCAGCGAGGAGGATATGGAAAAGTTCCTCAAAGGCAAGTTCAATCTCAAGGACATGTATGCCCAGCTCGAGGCCATGCAGAAGATGGGTCCGCTCAAACAGATACTGCAGATGATCCCAGGAATGGGATACTCCCTCCCGGAGGAAGCGGTTAGGGTCGGAGAGGAAAAGCTGAAGAAGTTTAAAGTCATAATGGATTCAATGACAGAAGAGGAGCTTGAGCACCCAGAGATAATCAACTACTCGAGGATTAAAAGGATTGCGAGGGGCTCCGGAACCAGCACCCAGGATGTCAGGGAGCTTCTAAACCAGTACAACCAGATGAAAAAGATGTTCAAGAGCATGGATAAGAGAAAACTCTCCAAAATTGCCCGTAAATTTAACCTGGGAGGGTTTGGGTTATGA
- a CDS encoding Lrp/AsnC ligand binding domain-containing protein, translated as MIEAFVLVVVKPGTEEKVYEALAKNEKIKEIYRVYGEYDIILRVEVGNIGELDSFHDKVLRRINNIEMTETLIASSYRG; from the coding sequence ATGATAGAGGCCTTCGTGCTGGTTGTTGTTAAGCCCGGAACCGAAGAGAAAGTCTACGAAGCTCTTGCCAAAAACGAGAAGATTAAGGAAATCTACCGCGTCTATGGGGAATACGACATCATTCTCCGCGTGGAGGTTGGGAACATCGGGGAATTAGACAGCTTCCACGATAAGGTCCTGAGGAGAATAAACAACATAGAAATGACAGAGACCCTCATAGCAAGCTCCTACAGGGGGTGA
- a CDS encoding YkgJ family cysteine cluster protein: MEKRWVATIHLDTLEVESDPTFKFKCLENCGKCCYELEIPIRDEDIVRIEELGYNAWEFVDYNKSFYRGDKFLSYAIKKRPFDGGCVFLDPETMRCKIYKHRPLACRLYPFVFVKHGNKMEIYVKEDPFCPGINHPEGEPITKEFLLREYGDIIEDYRRKAVNLEG; encoded by the coding sequence TTGGAGAAGAGGTGGGTCGCCACGATTCACCTCGATACGTTAGAGGTAGAATCGGACCCCACCTTTAAATTTAAGTGCCTCGAGAACTGCGGGAAGTGCTGTTACGAGCTTGAGATACCCATAAGGGACGAGGATATAGTCAGGATAGAGGAGCTCGGCTATAATGCCTGGGAGTTCGTGGACTACAACAAGAGTTTCTACAGAGGGGACAAGTTCCTCAGCTACGCGATTAAAAAGAGACCCTTCGACGGCGGCTGTGTATTTTTAGACCCAGAGACGATGAGGTGCAAAATTTACAAGCACAGGCCCCTAGCGTGCAGGCTGTATCCTTTCGTTTTCGTGAAGCATGGGAACAAGATGGAGATCTACGTCAAAGAAGATCCATTCTGTCCGGGCATTAACCATCCTGAAGGCGAGCCCATAACGAAGGAGTTCCTCCTCAGGGAATACGGGGACATTATAGAGGACTACCGCAGAAAGGCTGTAAACCTCGAAGGATAA
- a CDS encoding phosphoribosyltransferase family protein, which translates to MSQLKSVQEKLRLVRILRLLKKTYTYEELSKITGLPITVLNRYVRGKVLPSAERTRELLELLLPYINIEEEVKKRIKFDEYGFFDNMPVISDTALMSIIAEDVASRFMDKNVDKVLTAATDGIPLGVHVARELNVDVVYAKKKKEVGVEKFYEVSYVPSASGSVTTLYLPQWALKKGENVLIVDDVIRSGETQKALLEMCRQAGAKPVGMFFLISVGDVIDKLKEEYNIPVESLIRLE; encoded by the coding sequence ATGAGCCAGTTAAAGTCGGTCCAGGAGAAACTCAGACTCGTCAGAATCCTTAGATTGCTTAAGAAAACCTACACCTACGAGGAGCTCTCGAAGATAACGGGCCTCCCCATAACCGTCCTCAACAGATACGTCAGGGGAAAGGTCCTTCCAAGTGCTGAAAGAACAAGGGAGCTCCTTGAGCTGCTGCTCCCCTACATTAACATTGAGGAGGAGGTTAAAAAGAGGATAAAATTCGATGAGTACGGTTTCTTCGACAACATGCCCGTCATCAGCGACACAGCCCTGATGAGCATAATAGCCGAAGACGTGGCAAGCAGGTTCATGGACAAGAACGTGGACAAGGTTCTAACGGCAGCGACCGATGGAATACCCCTCGGTGTCCACGTTGCAAGGGAGCTCAACGTCGATGTGGTCTACGCCAAAAAGAAGAAGGAAGTCGGAGTTGAGAAGTTCTATGAGGTAAGCTACGTGCCAAGCGCCTCTGGAAGCGTTACAACACTCTATCTCCCCCAATGGGCTCTCAAAAAGGGCGAGAACGTCCTCATTGTCGATGATGTCATTAGGAGCGGTGAAACCCAGAAAGCCCTGCTGGAGATGTGCAGGCAGGCTGGTGCAAAGCCCGTTGGCATGTTCTTCCTGATAAGCGTCGGCGACGTCATTGACAAACTCAAGGAAGAGTACAACATCCCCGTGGAGAGCCTCATAAGGCTGGAGTGA
- a CDS encoding Lrp/AsnC family transcriptional regulator encodes MVDELDLKILSLLQENARLSYREIARELKIAVGTVYNRIKRMEEEGIIKGFAPILDYEKLGFGLTTVIGVKAQGRKITEIERQIAENDRVIMVYDITGEFDIVVVAKFRDRADMNRFVKWLLSLDGVEKTNTSVAMQVVKEDLRIKLTED; translated from the coding sequence ATGGTGGATGAACTTGACCTCAAAATCCTCTCGCTACTTCAGGAGAATGCTCGCCTATCTTACCGTGAGATAGCCCGTGAGCTTAAAATCGCCGTGGGAACGGTTTATAACCGCATCAAACGGATGGAAGAGGAAGGGATAATCAAAGGATTTGCCCCTATCCTTGACTACGAGAAGCTTGGTTTTGGCCTGACAACGGTCATCGGGGTTAAAGCTCAGGGAAGGAAGATTACTGAAATTGAGCGCCAAATAGCCGAGAACGATAGGGTGATAATGGTCTACGACATAACGGGAGAATTCGACATAGTAGTGGTTGCCAAATTCAGGGACAGGGCCGACATGAACAGGTTTGTCAAGTGGCTCCTCTCACTTGATGGTGTGGAAAAAACGAACACGAGCGTCGCCATGCAAGTTGTAAAAGAGGATCTAAGGATTAAGCTAACGGAGGACTAA
- a CDS encoding metallophosphoesterase has translation MVYVAVLANINGNLPALAKALERIEELKEEGYEIERYYILGNIVGLFPYPREVLDTLDDLIKNNLVKVIRGQFDQLIAMSDPHAEGSDYIDRLDLEPHVKAALKYTWEALGHEGREFIRDLPIYLVDRIGKNDVFGVYGSPLNPFEGMVLPDQPTSYYESIMRPVKDYEILLVASPKYPVNAMTRYGRVVCPGSVGFPPAKNHKATFALIDVDTLHTKFIEVEYDKKLVEERIKQEGLPEEIIRILYHGRI, from the coding sequence ATGGTCTACGTGGCGGTTCTGGCCAACATCAACGGGAACCTCCCTGCGCTGGCCAAGGCACTTGAAAGGATAGAAGAGCTCAAGGAGGAAGGATACGAAATCGAGAGATACTACATCCTTGGAAACATAGTTGGCCTCTTCCCATACCCGAGGGAGGTCCTTGATACCCTCGATGATCTGATAAAAAACAACCTGGTCAAGGTCATCCGTGGTCAATTCGACCAGCTCATCGCCATGAGCGACCCTCACGCAGAGGGTTCGGACTACATCGACCGGCTCGACCTTGAGCCCCACGTAAAGGCCGCCCTCAAATACACCTGGGAAGCTCTCGGTCACGAGGGAAGGGAGTTCATCCGCGATCTGCCAATATACCTCGTGGACAGGATAGGCAAAAACGATGTCTTCGGCGTCTACGGAAGCCCGCTCAATCCATTCGAGGGCATGGTACTTCCAGACCAGCCCACGAGCTACTATGAGTCCATCATGAGGCCCGTCAAGGACTACGAGATACTCCTCGTTGCATCGCCCAAGTATCCAGTCAATGCCATGACGAGGTACGGAAGGGTCGTCTGTCCTGGTAGCGTGGGCTTCCCACCGGCCAAAAACCACAAGGCGACCTTCGCGCTCATAGACGTGGATACGCTTCACACTAAGTTCATCGAAGTGGAATACGACAAGAAGCTCGTTGAGGAGAGAATAAAACAGGAAGGCCTTCCCGAGGAGATCATCCGGATTCTTTACCACGGAAGGATTTGA
- a CDS encoding lipopolysaccharide biosynthesis protein, translating to MSYERRVLLRHSLASIIALGLTGLSRFLYSVIVSRRFGVEELGRANSLISQAFFLAIPLSFFAVALGKYASEFLGRGDKDAIRSITLPSFLLPLAGLLLIPFNVYLSLLATFRGIQLTLRSFLYGIHRGEHYAYIITLAFFGFLFGFLLPNVFAPYLLFLGFVSLFSLGYLVKFNLLGKPRKDELTLLFSYSSFAFLGTLSGVFLVQGPYFISEYLAGVEVAGRVAAVLSAAFLLTYLPQVVQSAIMPLFSYKYGRSEDDYVRFLAEKTTRVLVLLTALGVFLLMLLGREVLSMFFSFDVGPAFYLALMAMEVYIAYNPCIVALNSTAYVRKGTFVALLGAISSLLSWLYLIPTFGSFGVMIGLIIGYAIILLGSAHYSKKLLGISPGIYLPLLAALALQSLVFVSKVALMVGLLLFVIYERKDIREVLSSFKSFRGKESG from the coding sequence ATGAGCTACGAGCGCCGCGTTCTCCTGCGTCATTCCCTAGCGTCCATAATAGCCCTCGGTCTGACTGGGTTAAGCAGGTTCCTCTACAGCGTAATCGTCTCTCGGCGCTTTGGCGTTGAGGAACTCGGGAGGGCAAACTCACTTATCTCACAGGCATTCTTTCTGGCAATCCCACTGAGTTTTTTCGCGGTTGCGCTCGGGAAATATGCATCGGAGTTTCTCGGAAGGGGTGATAAAGATGCAATCCGCTCAATAACACTTCCATCATTCCTTCTCCCTCTCGCTGGCCTTCTCCTGATTCCCTTCAATGTCTACCTCTCCCTCCTAGCAACCTTCAGGGGAATACAGCTCACGCTGAGAAGCTTTCTCTATGGAATCCATCGCGGCGAGCACTACGCATACATCATAACGTTGGCGTTTTTCGGATTCCTCTTTGGTTTTCTCCTCCCCAACGTCTTTGCACCGTACCTTCTCTTCCTTGGCTTCGTCTCCCTTTTTTCCCTGGGCTACCTGGTGAAATTCAATCTTTTGGGAAAGCCCAGAAAAGATGAGCTCACACTCCTCTTTTCCTACTCTTCGTTCGCTTTCCTTGGCACGCTCTCGGGTGTTTTCCTAGTCCAGGGACCCTATTTCATAAGCGAGTATCTCGCGGGAGTGGAAGTCGCTGGTAGGGTTGCCGCAGTCCTCTCGGCGGCCTTCCTGCTCACGTACCTCCCCCAAGTGGTCCAGTCTGCAATAATGCCTCTTTTCTCCTACAAGTACGGCAGGAGTGAAGATGATTACGTCAGGTTTCTCGCTGAAAAGACCACAAGAGTTCTAGTACTCCTCACTGCTTTGGGCGTTTTTCTCCTCATGCTCCTTGGTAGGGAGGTTCTTTCAATGTTCTTCAGCTTTGATGTTGGGCCAGCCTTTTACCTTGCCCTGATGGCGATGGAGGTTTACATAGCTTATAACCCCTGCATAGTTGCACTCAACTCGACGGCCTACGTAAGGAAAGGCACTTTCGTTGCTCTGCTGGGTGCAATTTCATCTCTCCTGTCATGGCTTTATCTGATTCCCACGTTTGGTTCCTTCGGGGTAATGATCGGTTTGATCATTGGCTACGCGATTATACTGCTCGGCTCCGCTCACTACTCAAAAAAACTCCTTGGGATTTCTCCCGGAATATACCTTCCACTCCTTGCCGCGCTGGCCCTTCAGTCTCTAGTCTTCGTCTCAAAAGTCGCCCTTATGGTTGGCCTGCTACTCTTCGTGATCTACGAGAGAAAAGATATTAGGGAGGTTCTAAGCTCCTTCAAATCCTTCCGTGGTAAAGAATCCGGATGA
- a CDS encoding FUN14 domain-containing protein, protein MDLNVNAMVGDVGVGGIAGFLTGFALKKVMKLAMALIGAYMLSLFWLQQKGVITVNTDKLFNLAGDLTTQIATLGQKVLGILPGTGAFVAGFYLGFHKG, encoded by the coding sequence ATGGATTTGAATGTAAATGCCATGGTTGGGGACGTGGGCGTTGGCGGAATAGCGGGATTCCTCACAGGCTTCGCCCTCAAGAAAGTCATGAAGCTTGCGATGGCTTTAATAGGTGCGTACATGCTCAGCCTCTTTTGGCTCCAGCAGAAGGGTGTGATAACAGTCAACACCGACAAGCTCTTTAACCTTGCTGGAGACCTGACGACCCAGATAGCCACGCTCGGGCAGAAGGTTCTCGGAATCCTGCCCGGAACTGGTGCCTTTGTAGCTGGCTTCTACCTCGGATTCCACAAAGGTTAA
- a CDS encoding PadR family transcriptional regulator: protein MTSPMERLKNKITKEVLWLYILRLLKERPMYAYELKERIKEAFNFEPATVSSYVVLYKLEKDGYVTAEWQESETGKPSRKYYRLTPEGEKLLEEGLAFLEMMLSKLKG from the coding sequence ATGACGAGTCCGATGGAGAGACTTAAAAATAAGATAACTAAAGAGGTTCTCTGGCTCTACATCCTCCGCCTGCTAAAAGAGAGACCCATGTACGCCTATGAGCTGAAGGAGAGGATAAAAGAGGCCTTCAACTTCGAGCCGGCGACAGTCAGCTCTTACGTCGTCCTCTACAAGCTCGAGAAGGACGGCTATGTCACAGCAGAGTGGCAGGAAAGCGAGACTGGAAAGCCGTCGAGGAAGTACTACAGGCTCACTCCAGAGGGAGAAAAGCTCCTCGAAGAAGGGCTCGCCTTCTTGGAAATGATGCTCTCAAAGCTCAAAGGCTGA
- a CDS encoding 50S ribosomal protein L40e, with protein sequence MARFPEAEARIFRKYICMRCGATNPWKAKKCRKCGYKGLRPKAKEPRGGMGR encoded by the coding sequence ATGGCGAGATTCCCAGAGGCTGAGGCCAGGATATTTAGGAAGTACATCTGCATGCGCTGCGGTGCCACTAACCCGTGGAAGGCCAAGAAGTGCAGGAAGTGCGGCTACAAGGGGCTTCGCCCGAAGGCCAAGGAGCCACGCGGTGGAATGGGACGCTGA
- the rpsB gene encoding 30S ribosomal protein S2: MEEYLVPLDQYLAAGVHIGTQQKTQDMKKFIYRVRQDGLYVLDVRKTDERLRIAGKFLAKFDPESILAVSVRLYGQKPVKRFGEVTGARAIPGRFLPGTMTNPQVKNFFEPDVLIVTDPRADHQAMKEAIEIGIPIVALVDTENFLSYVDVAIPTNNKGRKALALIYWILAREILYNRKEIESREDFKVPVEDFEMRIVRT, from the coding sequence ATGGAGGAGTATTTGGTTCCACTCGACCAGTACCTTGCTGCGGGCGTCCACATTGGAACCCAGCAGAAGACCCAGGACATGAAGAAGTTTATCTACAGGGTCAGGCAGGACGGTCTCTACGTCCTCGATGTTAGGAAGACCGATGAGAGGCTCCGCATTGCCGGCAAGTTCCTCGCCAAGTTCGACCCCGAGAGCATTCTCGCGGTCAGCGTCAGGCTCTACGGTCAGAAGCCCGTCAAGAGGTTTGGCGAGGTCACCGGCGCCAGAGCTATCCCCGGAAGGTTCCTCCCGGGAACTATGACCAACCCACAGGTCAAGAACTTCTTTGAGCCCGATGTCCTTATCGTTACCGACCCGAGGGCCGACCACCAGGCCATGAAGGAGGCCATAGAGATCGGCATTCCAATAGTTGCCCTCGTTGACACCGAGAACTTCCTCAGCTACGTTGATGTTGCCATCCCGACCAACAACAAGGGTAGGAAGGCCCTCGCGCTTATCTACTGGATCCTTGCGAGGGAGATACTCTACAACAGGAAGGAGATCGAGAGCAGGGAGGACTTCAAGGTCCCGGTTGAGGACTTTGAGATGAGGATAGTCAGGACTTGA
- a CDS encoding DNA-directed RNA polymerase subunit K translates to MFRYTRFERARIVGARALQIAMGAPILIDVPEGITPLDAALLEFEKGIIPLTVIRPS, encoded by the coding sequence ATGTTCAGGTACACAAGGTTTGAAAGGGCGAGGATTGTGGGAGCGAGGGCTCTCCAGATAGCGATGGGTGCGCCCATACTCATAGACGTCCCGGAAGGAATCACGCCGCTTGATGCAGCGCTCCTTGAGTTTGAGAAGGGCATAATTCCGCTCACCGTAATAAGGCCGAGCTGA
- a CDS encoding DNA-directed RNA polymerase subunit N, which produces MIVPVRCFTCGKVLGDKYYEFKARVEKGEDPEKVLDDLGVERYCCRRTLLSHVELIDQVMVYRVY; this is translated from the coding sequence GTGATAGTCCCCGTAAGGTGCTTCACGTGTGGAAAAGTCCTGGGAGATAAATACTACGAGTTTAAGGCCCGCGTCGAGAAGGGCGAGGACCCTGAGAAGGTGCTCGACGACCTCGGAGTAGAGAGGTACTGCTGCAGGAGGACGCTCCTCAGTCACGTCGAGCTGATAGATCAGGTAATGGTCTACAGGGTATACTGA
- a CDS encoding 30S ribosomal protein S9 translates to MKVIQTAGKRKTAIARATIREGKGRVRINHKPVEIIEPEIARFTIMEPLVLAGEEIVSKVDIDVKVEGGGFMGQAEAARVAIARALVEWTNDMNLKEKFMKYDRTMLVGDSRRTEPHKPNRSTKGPRAKRQKSYR, encoded by the coding sequence ATGAAGGTCATCCAGACTGCTGGAAAGAGGAAGACGGCCATTGCGAGGGCCACCATTAGGGAAGGAAAGGGTCGCGTCAGGATCAACCACAAGCCGGTTGAGATAATCGAGCCGGAAATTGCGCGCTTCACCATTATGGAGCCTCTCGTCCTTGCCGGCGAGGAGATCGTCAGCAAGGTCGACATCGACGTCAAGGTGGAAGGCGGAGGTTTCATGGGTCAGGCGGAGGCTGCCCGCGTTGCCATTGCTAGGGCCCTCGTCGAGTGGACCAACGACATGAACCTCAAGGAAAAGTTTATGAAGTACGACAGGACAATGCTCGTTGGCGACTCGAGGAGAACTGAGCCGCACAAGCCCAACCGCTCGACCAAGGGTCCAAGGGCCAAGAGGCAGAAGTCCTACCGCTGA